A window of the Hordeum vulgare subsp. vulgare chromosome 5H, MorexV3_pseudomolecules_assembly, whole genome shotgun sequence genome harbors these coding sequences:
- the LOC123398840 gene encoding uncharacterized protein LOC123398840: MPPAPELSMDLVEQFLIRLPPDDPGCLFRASLVCRLWRGLLTSADFARRYREFHRTPPLLGFFENHDTVKPWFAPSSPAASPFPPLFPDRRDLYVLDSRHALVLLRNPIRTDDNDHAVSLIVWDPVGRRQWEFPPPDFASTVIYDVGVVVCAADHCDHLGCHGSSFLVGYVGTDYSSAYASVFSLETSSWSPTVSCPHPGIEIWRCQPKPLVGNAAYSICVSEDEEYGVSQLVLRFDLFSRELSKFDGPTIHRHSHYVLMKTEEGVLGCAAMQGSRSRLHLWSTETGPDGAVAWMQPRVVHLNSSFFGVVCFEDRAGAFYLTTDDGVTTVDLKSGRVKKTSIDNSSTIPYISFYTPDQAVQNVEVAQGGRWKQVGDKEKEADEKEEQEEEKALKELFTKGSKALKDEDFISAVDCRRTILEIRVARHGKISPKCCSAYFNYGWALLRKILSNRDSVNSTTTQRNTGRKISEDLDLAWKMLHVARAISAKIPASTIEKYKIYAVLAKVSVEREDTDYSLVACFKALANLEHLLEPDHRRVINLNLHIRFAFELQSKIGDSKAILLCMSRVENLKRARQALLADKGNDISATEVGSENTFPPKLIEFFTNKILSALEEKLEDPGASNTRVSEASAGADHEAAGRIVKRAKLKQTSVEDDSSDSSDGDTEGYDDSNGSDGDSDGSDGDSDGSAPE, from the exons ATGCCGCCGGCGCCGGAGCTAAGCATGGACCTCGTCGAGCAGTTCCTCATCCGCCTCCCTCCGGACGACCCCGGGTGCCTCTTCCGCGCCTCGCTCGTCTGCAGACTGTGGCGCGGCCTCCTCACCAGCGCCGACTTCGCCCGCCGCTACCGCGAGTTCCATCGGACCCCGCCCCTGCTCGGCTTCTTCGAGAATCACGACACCGTCAAGCCGTGGTTCGCGCCCTCGtcccccgccgcctcccccttccCCCCGCTCTTCCCCGACCGCCGCGACCTCTACGTGCTCGACTCCCGCCACGCCCTCGTCCTCCTGAGAAACCCTATTCGAACCGATGACAATGACCACGCCGTCAGCCTCATCGTCTGGGACCCAGTAGGCCGCCGCCAGTGGGAGTTCCCGCCTCCGGATTTCGCCAGTACCGTGATCTACGACGTGGGGGTGGTGGTCTGCGCCGCCGACCACTGCGACCACCTCGGCTGCCATGGCAGCTCCTTCCTCGTGGGCTACGTGGGCACCGACTACTCGAGCGCCTACGCCTCCGTCTTCTCTTTGGAGACGAGTAGCTGGAGCCCCACCGTCTCTTGTCCTCACCCTGGTATCGAGATCTGGAGATGCCAGCCCAAGCCCCTTGTGGGGAATGCAGCGTACTCCATCTGCGTGTCCGAAGACGAGGAGTATGGCGTGTCTCAGTTAGTTCTGCGGTTCGACCTGTTCAGCCGGGAACTATCAAAGTTTGACGGTCCAACCATCCATCGCCACTCCCACTATGTTCTCATGAAAACAGAGGAAGGCGTGCTGGGATGCGCGGCTATGCAGGGATCTCGTTCTCGGCTTCACCTGTGGTCTACGGAGACTGGTCCCGACGGAGCAGTGGCATGGATGCAACCCAGGGTCGTCCACCTCAACTCCTCCTTCTTCGGTGTGGTTTGCTTTGAGGATAGAGCTGGTGCCTTCTATCTGACGACAGACGATGGTGTCACCACGGTTGATCTGAAGTCAGGCCGAGTCAAGAAGacatccatcgacaattccagtaCCATTCCCTACATAAGCTTCTACACTCCAG ATCAAGCTGTGCAGAATgttgaggtggcccagggaggcaGATGGAAGCAAGTGggcgacaaggagaaggaggctgatgagaaagaggagcaggaggaAGAGAAAGCCTTGAAGGAGCTTTTCACCAAGGGGTCCAAAGCCCTTAAGGATGAGGACTTCATCAGCGCTGTAGACTGCAGACGCACGATCCTTGAGATCAG GGTGGCACGTCATGGTAAAATTTCTCCAAAGTGTTGCAGTGCATATTTCAACTATGGATGGGCTTTGCTACGGAAAATTCTATCAAATCGTGATTCGGTGAACAGTACAACCACTCAACGTAATACTGGAAGGAAAATATCAGAGG ATTTGGATCTGGCCTGGAAAATGCTGCATGTTGCAAGGGCAATATCCGCGAAGATTCCTGCCAGCACTATTGAGAAATACAAAATCTATGCTGTTCTTGCTAAAGTCTCTGTGGAAAGAG AAGACACAGACTACTCACTCGTTGCGTGCTTCAAAGCTTTGGCCAACTTGGAACATTTGCTTGAGCCCGATCATCGTCGTGTTATCAATCT AAACTTGCACATACGATTTGCCTTCGAGTTGCAATCCAAAATTGGAGATTCAAAGGCTATCTTATTGTGCATGTCACGTGTAGAGAACCTGAAAAGGGCCCGTCAAGCTTTGTTGGCTGATAAAGGCAACGATATATCTGCTACTGAAGTTGGCTCAGAAAATACCTTTCCACCCAAGCTTATAGAGTTTTTTACTAACAAAATACTAAGTGCATTGGAGGAGAAG CTCGAAGACCCTGGAGCAAGCAATACCAGAGTCTCAGAGGCAAGTGCTGGAGCTGACCATGAGGCTGCAGGCCGGATCGTCAAACGAGCTAAGCTCAAGCAAACCTCTGTAGAAGACGATAGCAGCGACAGCTCAGATGGCGACACCGAGGGCTATGACGACAGCAACGGCTCAGATGGCGACAGCGACGGCTCAGATGGCGACAGCGACGGCTCTGCTCCAGAGTAG
- the LOC123397231 gene encoding uncharacterized protein LOC123397231, with the protein MTTPTGGVAPASSRAAATPLERKKGKTSAKKKTTDGSGSSKLKKKVVVCRPGAASTEASASSLVEPAADAHHRAAAVPRPNEWPRVGPPGVINHSTAQQTFSPPKVSNCSPPPTTTQQLVVRRRRELAPAAATLRPVPAVALAPTAASSLRMARELGGALCRTPERAPASGFGGDENSRPGGASTHAPAEPGAASRPPLRSIQPPGQPRRPVPTPKKGLGVRAAGKTPVRVGAVTIPLRPTKILGKPKPVLRLGFSTTGANSAQVQRSKVGDSISRWKENHTVQNVSSTSQQDDSHAPAKEQNNSEDTLSLQLELAITKTILLEEIKARAEADVRATALGDELKAANQRTLEACRQKEAKEKELQDTISVLDVVESEQISLIKEIKELKKNTELEQGRDEVHRQAMGETYEVIISLEKQLLSLQQELDACKKELLVAKQSLDEATRIEILLDQSIETLVQKEVLEQYFVSLLGRIEEETRQLESQLDQSKTFYEDRIKGLEIKMQEMDYQAGALLISWNKEKEISEERKTFAEEKDKLNKLLEMSNEDAETTVCSLEEKVKLLEEEAEQHRRQQEKLEVELQNARRQLLPYSREAKSSLEDRIFDSPDPTRQLSNINNGVVRSQESRMGRKELFESEVMMAFFEEQMQGSYASSFGDIFKEAADDSLPASHSLPHITSQIKPNPSAVEEAVELDTIAVGSTPLVEHQEEPGEPSSDECMHEAGPSDLDMTKAHSLEKDFWSENSEFDSEEQVAPPAVESVIEVLKENELPPVSLVRPSDPVAYDLAPSDELKKLRSRNHYEGHRTATDRRFWSIEQQDLYKSIYSKPKSYEMKWIDWDYIDSIDEFSCVRQRFAHVGLEKIISYHCDWDIELIRQFYSTVHISVDNSSITWMADGRRITTNKRAWEERFGIPRSVHTAIIHSEFLLHDDDKRIMYTAPECTLGLTRGLSPLVSIANKIIKTTIYPKSATIHGHDWNLLRHIVEQNPFDIIALIFSKIELLISDPSPSNLFYAPYIMGMIMRSFEYDGPRETRHPCYRPKPARAVASPSEPPPSAFQPEVEAMLRQTTTSSSRKLEAHVVSDPSSTLLTDTVP; encoded by the exons atgaccacgCCGACGGGTGGTGTCGCGCCGGCGTCGTCCCGTGCCGCCGCCACACCGTTGGAGCGGAAGAAAGGAAAAacatccgcgaagaagaagacgacggacGGCTCCGGCAGCTCGAAGCTGAAGAAGAAGGTTGTAGTGTGCCGGCCGGGCGCGGCGTCTACCGAAGCGTCGGCGAGCTCACTCGTTGAGCCGGCGGCGGACGCGCaccac AGAGCCGCCGCCGTGCCCAGGCCCAACGAATGGCCTCGCGTGGGACCCCCCGGCGTCATCAACCACAGCACAGCACAACAAACCTTTTCTCCACCAAAAGTTTCAAACTGCAGTCCTCCGCCCACCACCACCCAGCAGCTCGTGGTCCGCCGCCGCCGGGAGCTCGCTCCGGCAGCCGCCACTCTCCGGCCCGTACCCGCCGTCGCGTTGGCCCCCACGGCCGCCTCCTCGCTCAG GATGGCGAGGGAGCTCGGCGGCGCTCTCTGCCGCACCCCGGAGAGGGCCCCCGCATCCGGGTTCGGGGGCGACGAGAACTCCCGGCCTGGCGGAGCGTCGACTCACGCCCCAGCGGAGCCCGGCGCGGCCTCCCGACCTCCCCTCCGCTCTATCCAGCCGCCCGGGCAGCCCCGGCGGCCGGTGCCGACGCCCAAGAAGGGTCTGGGGGTCAGGGCAGCGGGCAAGACCCCGGTGAGGGTCGGCGCGGTGACCATTCCCCTTCGCCCGACCAAGATCCTGGGGAAGCCGAAGCCGGTCCTGAGGTTGGGGTTCTCGACGACGGGGGCCAACTCTGCGCAGGTCCAACGTTCCAAGGTCGGAGACTCCATCTCGCGCTGGAAGGAGAATCACACTGTGCAG AACGTATCGTCAACATCGCAGCAAGATGACTCTCATGCACCTGCAAAGGAACAAAACAACTCAGAAGATACATTGAGCCTGCAGCTGGAGTTGGCCATAACGAAAACAATTCTTCTGGAGGAGATAAAAGCCCGAGCAGAAGCTGACGTCAGGGCAACTGCTTTAGGAGATGAGCTGAAAGCAGCGAATCAACGTACACTCGAAGCTTGCAGGCAGAAGGAAGCCAAAGAAAAGGAACTGCAAGACAcaatatctgttttggatgtcgtTGAATCGGAGCAGATTAGTTTGATAAAGGAAATAAAGGAGCTGAAGAAGAACACTGAGCTTGAGCAAGGAAGGGATGAAGTCCATAGGCAGGCTATGGGTGAAACGTATGAGGTGATTATATCCTTAGAAAAACAGCTGTTGTCACTGCAACAGGAGCTAGATGCCTGTAAAAAAGAGTTGTTGGTCGCCAAACAAAGCCTCGATGAAGCAACGAGAATAGAGATTTTGTTGGATCAATCCATTGAAACTCTTGTGCAGAAGGAGGTTCTTGAACAATACTttgtttcattactggggaggaTTGAAGAAGAGACTCGTCAGCTGGAGTCCCAACTAGACCAGTCAAAGACATTCTATGAAGATAGAATTAAAGGTCTGGAGATAAAGATGCAAGAAATGGATTATCAGGCTGGAGCATTACTTATTTCATGGAATAAAGAAAAAGAG ATATCAGAGGAAAGGAAGACATTTGCCGAAGAGAAAGATAAACTAAACAAGCTATTGGAGATGTCTAATGAGGATGCCGAAACTACTGTGTGTTCATTGGAAGAAAAG GTGAAATTACTCGAGGAAGAAGCAGAACAACACAGAAGGCAGCAGGAAAAACTAGAAGTGGAGCTGCAGAATGCCAGGCGACAATTGCTACCATACTCTAGGGAAGCAAAGAGCTCCCTGGAAGACAGAATCTTTGATTCACCTGACCCAACCAG GCAACTGAGTAATATAAACAATGGGGTAGTGCGTTCTCAGGAGAGTAGAATGGGTCGAAAGGAGCTTTTTGAATCTGAGGTAATGATGGCATTCTTTGAAGAGCAAATGCAAGGAAGCTATGCAAGCTCATTTGGTGATATATTCAAAGAAGCTGCAGACGATTCTCTTCCGGCTTCACATTCTCTTCCACACATTACAAGCCAAATAAAGCCAAATCCAAGTGCAGTTGAGGAAGCAGTCGAGCTAGACACTATAGCAGTTGGGTCAACTCCTCTAGTGGAACACCAAGAGGAGCCTGGTGAGCCTTCTTCAGATGAGTGCATGCATGAGGCCGGCCCATCAGATCTAGATATGACAAAGGCACATTCATTAGAAAAGGATTTCTGGTCAGAGAACTCAGAGTTTGATTCAGAAGAGCAAGTGGCGCCTCCAGCTGTGGAGTCAGTGATTGAAGTTCTAAAGGAGAATGAGTTGCCTCCAGTTTCTCTAGTGCGTCCCAGTGATCCAGTGGCCTACGATCTAGCCCCTTCTGATGAGCTGAAGAAACTCAGAAGCAGGAACCACTATGAGGGGCATAGGACAGCAACAGACAGGAGATTCTGGTCCATTGAGCAACAGGACTTGTACAAGTCCATATACAGTAAGCCCAAGTCATATGAAATGAAGTGGATAGACTGGGACTACATTGATAGCATAGATGAATTTTCTTGTGTCAGACAGAGATTTGCCCATGTGGGGCTTGAGAAGATCATCAGTTACCACTGTGATTGGGACATCGAACTGATTAGGCAGTTTTACTCTACAGTTCATATCAGCGTCGACAATAGCTCTATTACTTGGATGGCAGATGGCAGGAGAATCACTACCAACAAAAGAGCATGGGAGGAAAGATTTGGCATTCCTCGCAGTGTTCACACTGCAATAATTCACTCAGAGTTTTTGCTTCATGATGATGACAAGAGGATCATGTACACAGCTCCAGAATGCACATTAGGCCTAACCAGGGGCCTCTCTCCATTGGTTAGCATAGCCAATAAGATTATCAAGACAACCATCTATCCCAAGTCTGCAACTATCCACGGACATGACTGGAACCTCCTACGTCATATTGTGGAGCAGAATCCATTCGACATCATTGCTTTGATCTTCAGCAAGATTGAGTTGCTTATTTCGGATCCCAGTCCCTCTAATCTCTTTTATGCACCATACATCATGGGGATGATTATGCGATCTTTTGAATATGATGGACCTAGAGAAACCAGGCACCCTTGCTACAGGCCCAAACCGGCACGTGCAGTAGCTTCGCCTTCTGAGCCACCACCTTCAGCATTTCAGCCGGAGGTAGAGGCCATGTTGAGGCAGACGACCACATCCAGTTCAAGGAAGCTGGAGGCCCATGTCGTCTCAGATCCCAGCTCCACGCTCCTCACTGACACCGTCCCTTGA